In one Cryptomeria japonica unplaced genomic scaffold, Sugi_1.0 HiC_scaffold_933, whole genome shotgun sequence genomic region, the following are encoded:
- the LOC131872975 gene encoding secreted RxLR effector protein 161-like yields MVGSWLYVTATRHDIMQFVGYVARFQATPNNAHVQTVKRIFKYLKGTMSMDYGLWYPRGNDFILTAYTDADWGGSADDRKSTSGGAFFLGGCFVSWLSKKQAFVSLSKVEAKYIAATLCCTQIFWMKQTLKDIKVEFNHPISIFCDYTSAINISKNPVMHSRARHIPIRYHFQREQVTNQQVKLENVSTKEQIVDLFTKTLPKETFEFLREKLGVVSLHH; encoded by the coding sequence ATGGTAGGAAGTTGGTTATATGTTACAGCTACTAGACATGACATTATGCAATTTGTTGGctatgttgctagatttcaggccACTCCTAACAATGCTCATGTTCAAACAGTTAAAAGGATCTTTAAGTATCTTAAAGGTACTATGAGTatggattatggcttatggtatcctagaggcaATGATTTTATACTTacggcttatactgatgcagattggggtgGTTCAgctgatgatagaaaaagcacaagtggtggtgctttctttcttggtgGCTGTTTTgtctcatggttgagtaagaaacaggcTTTTGTTTCATTATCTAAAGTTGAAGCAAAGTATATTGCAGCTACGTTGTGTTGCACACAAATTTTTTGGATGAAACAGACATTGAAGGATattaaggtagaatttaatcatcctATTTCTATCTTCTGTGATTATAcgagtgctattaacatttctaagaatccagttatgcactctAGGGCTAGACATATTCCCATTAGGTATCATTTTCAAAGAGAACAGGTTACTAATCAACAAGTTAAGTTGGAAAATGTgtctactaaagaacaaattgtagatttGTTTACAAAGACTCTACCAAAGGAAACTTTTGAATTCTTGAGGGAAAAGTTGGGAGTGGTTTCGCTCCATCACTAA